GGCAGGAAATATGCAATCAACAAAAATCTAATTTCATTCACAAGCATTGGTATACTAGAGGTTATTTGACGCATATATGCAGGCTTCAACTGGAAACTACAAAGTTATATTAAAACTGCAATATTTAAAATCCTTAAACCATAGACATAGAGATGGGCACATAGTTGTTTGCATTTTACATATTACAACACACTGCATCACTCTACCCGCAGGATCATCTTAGGAAGAGTACACAATTTAAAGCTACAAATCAGCTTTAAGCACTTCACCGCACTAAACTCTGGTGCAACTTTCAGAGATGTTATGTTaaactacacaagaaatcagaaagATCACATTTGTCGTGAGAAACCCCAAGAACACGAGCAAAGAAATTGCAGAGGACCAAGCCCAAATCATTTTTCAACCACAAAGTATGCTTATAGCCAAAGAATCCAAAATTTAACAGGAAATGCTGTTTCACCACTTAGTCTTTCAGCACCACAACTCTGTGTCCAGATTGAATACTTTGGCTTAGATTTTCTACCTTTAATAATAGAAGATTAGTACCCAGATAAGTACTTATCCACTCTTACAAATAGGAAGAAAAACTAAACCGAAAATGCACAAAGTTGCATCAGGAACTACAAAACAATACACTTTGCTTGTTACTAAAATAGAAAATTGAAGCTACAATTCAGAGGTCTCTCTAGGGATATAATCATATAGCTGGTAGAGACAGATTCCCTCAATAACTTTTAAAAACGGCACCCTATCCACTATTGCCTTATCCATCATATAAAGATATAAGTCATATCTCGATGATGATCTTCATATCTGATACTGTAAATAAAACACTTGATCTCACTTATTCTACGACACTCTCCTTGTCAAAGACTATTAAAGACTTAAAACTCAAATCTGATCCAAACACCCTACAAATTAACAGAGATACCGCCAGATATATCATCTTCACTGTCCACCAAATACACTTCGAACCTCAAAGGCATCTCGAATCAATAAATTTGTAACTTGAAAAGCTTTCTAAACTACTACAAGACATCCACCACTAAAAGAGAGTACACATACATTCATAAGCTAACAATGAGGCAATAATAGCAGGCGAAAATCGAACCGACAAATCAAATTCTTATAATTACACAgtaaatatatttttcaaaaacaGAGAATCAAACTAAGTGAAGCATGAAATTTACCTTATTGACATTGATGTTGGGGCACCAACTATTCAAGAGAGTGGAAAAATAATCAAAAATCTCAACGGAGGTTGCAAAGCTCTTAAACCCTAAACTCACTCGACCCGACCCGTTTTCCAACCTTTCCTCTTCCACTGAAATTTCCTTCTCACCTTCCAATTCTTCGCCGTCGTCTCTCTTTCTTTTGACGCCGTTCACAGCCGCATCGCCTTCGGTTTGATCGGAGACGGGAACCACCGGTTCTAGCTCCATGTCTAGCGCCGACGATTCGGTGTTTAATTCTCCCGCCATTGTACAGTTATTTATGCTTGGGATACGCAAAAATGAGCAAGGGACTAAACCCTAGTTATAAACCCTGGGTTACGTGGTGAATCATTTTCATCCCAGTCCGACCCGACCCgttcttgatttttttaaatGGATTCCGCAAGTTGGGGCCTCTGGCCTTGTTTCTAAATTTGGTCCAATCCCAAATGaactttgaattatttttaattaatttgattttgtaaTTTGTAAGACTGTTGTTACTTTATTTACTTGTATGTTGGGatgattaatttataaaaattacaaattaatacatatttaaaattttaaactcAATTATTTCATACATTTGTTTAAATTAACACCATTTCCGACCCCTTAACCCAACACCATTTCTTACCACTATACCATATTGTCATATGTGTTTTTTATTatacacataatatgtgagtgtgctaaatgaatattttatttaactttaaatactttaaagatacttacttgaattccaaaaaaaaaggatagttagttgaatatttgtacagttaattttaaagaattgaattccaaatataaaattaggcatagtacataaatggattattatcttatttattaatcattttttagtttgaaaatatatttcatatatttttaacatattttttattataaaaagtaattcaaatatacatatataatttctaaaaaaatattgaaaatagaatcatttatatataaataatctatattggtattacatatttagatatgTTCGAATTATAATTAGTAaatgcattttagaacttggcatgttgttcaaaaaatactcgaaatttgactacatgacccgaccgaaaaacatcgtcacattctacgtttactaaatttaaattacaagctcggcgagaatatcttaccaataatgtgaaattttttaatatcttatgttaatataaattaatgtgtttgaggtctttataggatcaagtcaattgattaattataataaaattactAATTTCACTGGTAACGtattattatttttggtatttgtcccaattttaaaaatatttgaaatttgaaatgagatctcactagatttgttaaaactacgatgatatattaaattgatttattttgcatttttcactttaaaaaaactaattttttaaaaagaattcttttagatcagcaatattcattgatcaagataatattatacaaatattttgaattattcaaataaaagttatatctatactatattgtagcatatgattcaattcattttatattatttaaggaaaaaacatatattgttcaataatttgaaagaattaactagttcaactgatatttataaaactttatcgaactgaaattttttaattttagaagaatagtataaaatgttatcaaattattatatgaagaaatattagagtcataatgaaagaaacttaaaaacggtttaaataacgatataaatacaatttttctttggaattcttgaaaaaatcatgaatatcaataataagtcttaaaaatatataattcatttttatgttacaaccatgattgataaccggttgcgtaaaaaatagatatggaaTGTTTGTCactgataatgtgaataccatatataaattatagcaatttatttattacataattctaatttttgaataattataaatgcatgttatttaagtaatcaattatctcactagatgttaataatgattatacatgtacattgttagatatatttgtgatctcatgtgtaatatgatttgtgtttagttttcagatcttacttaaccggacaaatcagtacttaactggaaatcaacacttatactgaaggcagaacttaagatatcagaagatatttatcaggagataatatcaggacttaaggagactttcagataaggcaagcggctgattgaaaggaaagaagatcaagacaaacgcaaaaagagatatgcatgaagaaagaattctatgaagaatagaatatttggaagaaaagataactagttgatatattttaggaagcagaattatattccatatcaattagaacattatcttgtaactgtgtagtttataaacacaggcatagggtttacactaaaagtgttatcattatcgaagttattattcattgtaaccctagcagctctcgtgataatttgttcatcactgagagaggacagtttcatattgtaacatagtttattgtgttgaataaaatctgttttctgttacttgagttcttatattcgatttgattgtagtaaacactgtattcaacccccttttacagtgtgtgtgacctaacaagtggtatcagagcaatctgttaacacacaaacagtttaagatctatAAACAATTATGTctaaagaagaaactccaaccaagcccaccaaaactgaagaacctccaaagaccataacccatagtcgatatgagactataagagttcccatgttgaaaccttctgagtactccatatggaaagtgaagatgactatgtttctggaagttacagatccagaatatctcgacaggattaatgaaggaccacatatgtcaaccaaactctctgtggaagttgcaggtcagtCAGCAAAGTCTGTatcaaaggagaaaagtgattacactgttgaagatatctcatcgattgcaaaggatgcaaaggtaagatacttgttgcatagtgccattgataatgtcatgtcaaacagggtaattcaatgaagacaaacgcaagaagagatatgcatgaataaagaattctataaagaatagaatacttggaagaaaagataactagttgatatattttaggaagcagaattatattccatatcaattagaacattatcttgtaactgtgtagtatataaacacatgcatagggtttacactataagtgttatcttaatcgaagttattattctttataaccctaacagctctcgtgataatttgttcatcactgagagaggacagttccatattgtaacagagtttattgtgttgaataaaatctgtgttctgttacttgagttcttatattcgatttgagtgtagtaaacactgtattcaacccccttctacagtgtgtgtgacctaacatacataaattagatatttagcatataaataattgaaaccatcataatttactaagaaatgtaacatacaataatttacatgctaacacacacacacacatacatataacttaattatactttgttaacagtagtgtaaataaaaaactaacattttcccataCATACATACATTGAATTTCAAAagctaatatttttcattaaaatcaattttaatattaacaataatgtaaattttacattattgtatattatgattgcaggTCATTCTAAATTCAGTTATgtatttttttatctttttaaattgagtaagttaagtgtaagttagtagtgaactcagtaataatgtagagcagtacatatagtttctttaaataaaattcaagattttggtcaactctgtattcaacatatatgttaatttgtaactttttatttgtaaacatactaacggcattctatagattaagtttaatcgtttcgttttaaatgTACACTTAataccctgtttatattcattcattaaatataaaataacgggtaagaaaaatataatataataatagttgaggagatattcactcctaaaagtgaGGAAGCATTCCAATCTCTTAATGTTATAGAGGGGGACATGGagcttgttggagagaaattttatctccatttcttcaaaatttgactcaagagcctatataaagatattgttggagttgctctacaaatattataattgcataatgcataaaaaaactctagaaaatgactCGTGTCTCGCACGGGTATTATGCTAGTTATATCTTTATACATGAAAGTTCTTTACTTTGTTATCTTTATGTGAATTTGTACCATTAAAATATATTACTTaaaatatgacaaaaatatgtataatttatTCAATTAGGGGCATAAATGATTACAATGCACAAATTCATGTTTAATACATATAATTTTTCCGGTTGATATCTTTTCAAATATTTAATTCGTAAATGTTTATAGTGAATATAAATATTAGTATCAATATGATactgttatgcccgctttcggtcatGGCCCCTAAACAGGTCATAATGGGTACATTGGATAGCTGGACTCTCGCgtgtgggctagaaccatggattAATATGACTTGGGCCAacacatgcgagctgggctcatggTGTGTGAGCTGGGCTCATGGTTTGTGAGATGCGCTCACATGACCACATGCGAGTTGGGCTCAAGTGATCATCTGCGAgctgggctcaggtgcccacaTGCAGGCTGGGCTCGTGACATGTGAGCGGGGCTTACACTTGTAAGGAAAGCTCACACTTGCCATCTGGTGTCCACAtgcgaggtgggctcaggtgaCTTCATGCTTGATGGGCTCATAACGTGTGAGCTGGGCTCACACATATGGGTTGGGCTCACGCATGCGAGCGGGGCTCacacatgcgagctgggctcggtTGTCCCTACGCGAGGAGGGCTCAGGTGCCTTCACGCGAGGTGGGATCAGGTGCCCACACGCAGGCTGGGCTCAGGTACCTGCACGCGGGTTGGgcccatgagcccacatcttataaAAATAGAGGTAACAGTGTATTTATTAATTGAAAAGGAAGGCGGTGCGGaccgaggtgaccaggccggcCCGCATCAAATGACTTTatgtgcaacatggaaagtgactcatagatgactgagttgctcgtagatttcggggccgacacgggttattcctacaattacgggaagaaatgcgaagatgccgcgagattgtaggaagcgtgtggagccggtcgagatttacatgactaattggctgaaggcctggCTCTATCATGGGCTTGGGCTACACGGGCTGgagagtcctaaccctagcctatgtgacttgttccccaagaactatgtgaggcttgctccctataaatagggtacgtaggcacttgtatgagacatgagtcgacacttgatagagaataacaaaccccattatttcttaaggagtcaacatacaagcttagccaccaccaaacaaccttcctccgccctcaagCACCGTCCTTGATCCTTGTTTCGCTCATCAACCTCCACAacactgttatacgaaattctccctataacaattGGCGCTAGAAAGAGGGGCCTCACTTTCATCTTAGGGAGAAAAGATGACCAAAGAAAGCAAATAAGCGGCGACACCAGGAAGCGGAGGCAAGAAGAAGGATCGGAACGAGGTCGAGCACACGCCCCCAGAGAATCAGGCGCCACCTCCACCAATCACAACCGTGGACGGGCAGGCGGTCATGACGTATCTCGAAGGGCTAGCCGATCAGATGAATCAAATCACCGCCCGGATGTCAAGGGTAGAGAGAAACTCGGTACAGAACGCCAAGCGTAAGGCGCGCCGCCTTAAGGTCTCTTAGCGTAGCTGGAAGAGCAAAGGTCTTCAAAAGAGGTTGATCCATGATTTTGATGATGCGACAATTGAGACCAAGCAGAAGAAAAAGACATCGCGTGAAAAAAAAGATATACCCCGAGGTCATAATGAGCGGGGCAGCCAGATCTCTACGAGATTGAGGCAGAAGCCAGCTTCATCTGAGGCAAGGTCGACTAGCATACTAGACCGGGTGGGTAAAAAGCTAAGCGAGCACGACCTCAGGCTTAAGTTAGAGAATTGTAAGAAAGAGAGAGACGAAAAGGAGCCCGTAGATCAGAGAGGTTCAAAAAGAGAGCGCTAGGCGACCCCTCCGGAAAGACGTCAACACACCTCGCCCAGGAGGGGGGAGCGACGCAGGCGCAGAGACAATCGTGAAGGGGAGCCGCAGGTGCGAGCTGTAGGTAGGGGACGCCGTGAGCGACCTTAAAGCTCACACCATTCGAGTAACGCGGGTGGTGACAGAGAAGGAGAAGTTGTTAGAGTAAGAGACCTAAGAAGGATCTTGGATAAGATGGAGAGAGAGAAGAGGGGGCCCCCGGCCTCAGCTACCCTCTGTCCATTTACGGCTGCTATCCGATCATCCCCCTACCTCGGGTATTTAGGCACAACCCTAACCTTCTATTCAACGACGAAACCGACCCGGCGGAATACCTTATACAATTTAACACTGATATGAAAGTCTATCAGGTGCCGGAGATGACCCGCTGCAGACTCTTTGCGGCATCACTCAGAGgtagtgcccaacaatggttctccaagttgggACCGGCTAGCATAAGGACATGGCGGAAATTGGAGGACTTGTTCGTCAGACAATTTCAGTCCACCCTCCACTACTCACCTCCTGTGGCCACGTTAGCCAACATCAAGCAAAGGGAGGGGGAACCCCTAGCAGAATACTTTCATCGGTTTAACGCCGAAGTCCCCAAGGTGAGGGGAGCTAGTGAGGAGACTATCAAGAATTTCTTGATAGCAGGGTTGAAATAAGGGTCGAAATTCtggaagagcctccaagcgaGTGAGCCGAGAACCTTGGTTGAGTTCTATGAGCAAGCTGAACCATTTAAGAGGGTAGAGAAGTCGATGAGAGAGCTGAAAATCAGCGAGAATTATCGAGATAAAAGAGACCGGTCTTCAAGCTCTGATGAAAGGAGAAAGACGTATAGGCGTAGCTCAAGCCCCAAAAAGTCTGCCCGAGGTAAAGAGATAAACAAAGATTCGGGGAGACCTTATATAAGCAAATGGCAGACACACACCCCTCTAGTAGCCTCTATCGACCAAATATATGCTACCTATGCTGGGAAGGGGGTATTCAGGAAGGCAACCCCTCTCACAGACTATAACAAGAGGGATACTTCGAAGTATTGCACATACGATGAGGCCACGGGGCACGATACAGCTGATTCCAgacaattgaaggatgaaattgaGACGCTGATAAGGCAGGGGAAGCTGACAGAATGGGTCGTCAAGGAGGTTCGAAGGCACAGAGCTGATTATCATACCGTCCCTCCTCCACCCCCAGAAGATAAAGAGAGGGTACCTCGGGCCGGAAGcattcatattattctaggcgggtctcacATTGGCGGAAACAGCCGAAAGGCGATGGACAGGTATGCCCGAGAAGCAAAGGACAAGCCCCTCACCAACGTCAACCATCTAAGCCAAAGGCCCCCGGAGCTCTTTGAAAGGGAGGCTGATGACATCGTGTTTAGGGAGAACGATGCCAAGTGGGTGCATTACCCTCATATAGACGCCCTAGTTATAAAGATGAAGATTGGGACGGTGAATGTTCACCGAGCAATGGTGGATACCGGTAGCTCGGCTGACGTTTTGACCTATGATACCTACAAGAAGCTGGGATTGTTGGATAGAGAATTAACCTCGACAGGTGGACACCAATACGGGTTCACGGGGGACTCAATCGGAGTGAAAAGGACAATTCGGCTCCCAGTGACCATAGGAGAAGAGCCATATGTGGCCACCCAAATCCCTATGTTTACGATTGTAGACCAGCCTTGTGCCTACAATATCATAGTGGGTAGACCCCTTATGAGGGAAATGAGGATGGTGACATCTATCCATCATATGACGGTAAAATTCCCAACCCCAGTGGGGGTAGGCTTCTTGAAGAGCTGTCAATATGAATCAAGGGTCTGTTACAACAAGGCACTCAGGGCGGCCGAGTCGGGAAATACATTAAAGGAAATGGTTGAACTGGCAGAAGATGATGTCCTCATGGAATAGGCTGAGGGCCGAAAGAGAGTACGTTCTGAGGGACACGAGACTTGTAACCTGATTTCAATCGAGGAATTGCCCGAAAACTATTTCGAGCACATAGGGATTCAGGTGGAACCGCGCCCAGGGGCCTTGCTAATGGAAGCCTCTCAGCCCATCATGTTGATACAAGAAGGGATTGTGGAAGAGTCAAGTAATGAAGAAGAGAGCCCATAACAAATTGCTGCAAGACTCAGGAAAGGGAAGTGGGCACGCGAAGAAACGGCAACAACTATGGATCTTCCCAATGGAATCACTTGTACTGTCACTACGACCTCTGAATGCTTGATAAATCCAGCCCAAGTTTATCAGCCCGAGCTCGAGGATACGGAGGGTTTGACAATCAAGGCAATAGGAGAATCTAGGGAGGCTCAAGCAAACTTAGACCCGAGAATTCCCCCAATGGTTGAGAGGGCTGGGGCCGTAGAGGATACAATCCCAATCTTGGTAGACCCAAATGATCCCTCCAAGGTACTCAGAATAGGCTCTGGAGGATCTAGCCCAATTCCTGAGGAGAaatttggatgtctttgcatggtcacactcTGATATGATAGGGATTAACCCGAATGTCATGTGCCATCGGCTCAATTTGGACCCAAAAAACAAGGGGGTCAGACAGAAGAGGCGGCCGATTAGTGGAGAGAGGGTAGAGGCCCTCAGAGAGGAGGTGGATAGACTGATGGAGGCAGGACTTGTGAGGGAAGCCTTCCACCCCATGTGGCTGGCCAATCCCGTGCTTGTAAAGAAGCCCAATGGCAAATGGAGGACGTGTGTGGACTTCACCGACTTGAACAAAGCTTGCCCGAAGGATAGTTTTCCTCTACTCCGAATCGACCAGCTGGTTGATTCTACGGCTGGGCACGCACTGCTTAGtttatggatgcttattcgggatataaccaaatccccatgtataggccagatcaggagca
This sequence is a window from Apium graveolens cultivar Ventura chromosome 9, ASM990537v1, whole genome shotgun sequence. Protein-coding genes within it:
- the LOC141685230 gene encoding uncharacterized protein LOC141685230 produces the protein MRELKISENYRDKRDRSSSSDERRKTYRRSSSPKKSARGKEINKDSGRPYISKWQTHTPLVASIDQIYATYAGKGVFRKATPLTDYNKRDTSKYCTYDEATGHDTADSRQLKDEIETLIRQGKLTEWVVKEVRRHRADYHTVPPPPPEDKERVPRAGSIHIILGGSHIGGNSRKAMDRYAREAKDKPLTNVNHLSQRPPELFEREADDIVFRENDAKWVHYPHIDALVIKMKIGTVNVHRAMVDTGSSADVLTYDTYKKLGLLDRELTSTGGHQYGFTGDSIGVKRTIRLPVTIGEEPYVATQIPMFTIVDQPCAYNIIVGRPLMREMRMVTSIHHMTVKFPTPVGVGFLKSCQYESRVCYNKALRAAESGNTLKEMVELAEDDVLME